The Candidatus Latescibacterota bacterium genome includes a window with the following:
- a CDS encoding carbohydrate binding family 9 domain-containing protein encodes MRKIHLLLILLALSSPALADQSFVLKTARTITPPVIDGIIDEKVWENAPVARDFIQYEPKHGQPSGNITRAMVVYDSEHLYVAFYLSDTEPPTAQLTRRDADLFNDDAVILVLDTYNDRRTAYYFMTNALGTQTDGRIGDDGRTLDNTWDAPWRSAAHRTETGWMVEIAIPFTSLKYNAGESVTWGINFGRSERRDLEVSFWSGPLDNRFRISQAGTLVELNIPPPTRRHQIIPYGLSRFEEKQKGELDAGIDIRYALTPKTAAYLTVNPDFATIEADQEQINLSRFELFLPEKRQFFIEGNELFRQRIRTFYSRRIPDIRVGGKILGKQGPWTFAALSAISDPLDDQDEATYSVARVQRDILGSSNVSFMAADRALNGNNQGSASADATLFFTRTLGMTTQLVKSYGQGDGDTWAYFIRPSYDSPTGHFHVRYTHIGDQVAENINAIGYMRDDNRREIDSAIEKVRFSDGTLERTQYSSNYNIYWGQDGTLRSWQIDQSIEIDLHNRFGFEVEYTEEFKKFEKDFRNRQAGITAGYNTREFQSAEVGYEFGRNFDSDFHLWNVETGYKVTSSLSLKYEFQRLILDPDPESESTWINVLKANQFFTKDLFLRVFFQTNSSIDRTNLQAVFVYRYQPPFGSIQLAFQRGTAGFGQRSEQGNTIFLKFTHVF; translated from the coding sequence ATGAGAAAAATACACCTTTTGCTGATCCTGCTCGCGTTATCCAGTCCCGCCTTAGCGGATCAGTCATTTGTGCTTAAAACTGCCAGGACTATAACTCCACCTGTAATTGATGGGATCATTGATGAAAAAGTCTGGGAGAATGCTCCCGTCGCCCGGGATTTTATACAGTACGAACCGAAACATGGACAACCATCGGGAAATATTACTCGTGCGATGGTGGTGTACGATTCGGAACATCTCTATGTCGCATTCTATCTCAGTGATACGGAGCCTCCTACCGCACAGTTGACGAGGCGGGATGCTGACCTTTTCAACGATGACGCGGTGATCCTAGTGCTCGATACATATAATGACCGGCGAACGGCTTACTATTTCATGACCAATGCCCTCGGCACTCAAACGGACGGACGGATCGGCGACGATGGCAGAACGCTGGACAACACATGGGATGCGCCTTGGCGATCCGCGGCGCACCGCACGGAGACAGGCTGGATGGTTGAGATCGCTATCCCCTTCACTTCACTGAAATACAATGCTGGGGAATCTGTGACCTGGGGAATTAATTTCGGCAGGTCCGAGCGCCGGGATCTGGAAGTCAGTTTCTGGTCAGGTCCGCTGGACAATCGCTTTCGTATTTCACAGGCAGGCACCCTCGTCGAGCTGAACATACCTCCACCCACCCGGCGGCATCAGATCATCCCATACGGCCTTTCCCGATTTGAGGAGAAACAGAAGGGTGAACTGGATGCGGGCATTGACATCCGTTACGCCCTCACGCCGAAAACAGCAGCATATCTGACCGTCAATCCGGATTTCGCGACCATCGAGGCTGATCAGGAGCAGATAAACCTGTCTCGATTCGAACTGTTCCTGCCAGAGAAACGCCAGTTTTTTATAGAAGGTAATGAGCTTTTCAGGCAACGTATCCGCACATTTTACTCGCGGCGCATTCCCGATATAAGGGTCGGAGGAAAGATTCTGGGGAAACAGGGACCATGGACCTTCGCGGCGCTTTCCGCCATTTCCGATCCTCTGGATGACCAGGATGAAGCAACATACTCTGTAGCACGGGTCCAGAGAGACATCCTGGGTTCGTCCAATGTTTCATTTATGGCTGCTGATCGAGCACTCAATGGCAACAATCAAGGCTCGGCAAGCGCCGACGCAACGCTGTTTTTTACCAGGACCCTGGGAATGACTACACAACTAGTCAAAAGCTACGGCCAGGGTGATGGTGATACCTGGGCATATTTCATTCGCCCCTCATATGATTCGCCGACAGGTCATTTTCATGTTCGATATACTCATATCGGAGATCAGGTGGCAGAGAACATCAATGCTATCGGTTACATGCGTGACGACAACCGGCGCGAGATCGACAGTGCCATAGAGAAAGTCCGTTTCAGTGACGGCACACTGGAACGCACACAATACTCATCCAATTACAATATATACTGGGGGCAGGATGGAACCCTCCGAAGCTGGCAGATCGATCAATCCATCGAGATCGACCTGCATAATCGCTTTGGTTTCGAAGTCGAGTATACCGAGGAATTCAAGAAATTCGAAAAGGACTTTCGAAACAGGCAGGCAGGAATCACGGCAGGATATAACACCCGGGAGTTCCAGTCGGCAGAGGTCGGCTACGAGTTTGGCAGGAACTTCGACTCAGATTTCCATCTCTGGAATGTTGAGACGGGATACAAAGTCACATCCAGTCTCTCGCTCAAGTATGAGTTTCAGCGGTTGATCCTGGACCCGGACCCTGAGTCAGAAAGCACCTGGATAAACGTTTTGAAAGCAAATCAGTTTTTCACAAAAGACCTGTTTTTGCGCGTATTTTTTCAGACTAATTCGTCTATCGATCGCACAAACCTTCAGGCTGTTTTCGTCTATCGATATCAGCCACCTTTTGGATCGATTCAACTGGCATTTCAAAGAGGCACCGCAGGATTCGGCCAACGCTCGGAGCAGGGAAACACGATTTTCCTGAAATTCACGCATGTGTTCTAG
- a CDS encoding low molecular weight protein arginine phosphatase yields the protein MNNMNKLKITFLCTGNTCRSPMAEGLLREMMPESWKGMVEVSSAGVIAYGESPAAIEGVEALREKGIDISTHRSTLLTSEIIENSDLIVTMAGSHASTVLDIAPDVADKVLIIGTLDPDRADPDISDPVGQGIEVYRQTRDELEKLILLLIREISSRFDLEA from the coding sequence ATGAATAACATGAACAAACTCAAAATAACCTTCCTCTGCACTGGCAACACCTGCCGTAGTCCGATGGCCGAGGGTCTGCTTCGGGAGATGATGCCCGAGAGTTGGAAGGGCATGGTCGAGGTCTCTTCTGCCGGAGTGATTGCTTATGGAGAGTCGCCTGCGGCTATCGAGGGAGTTGAGGCTCTTCGGGAGAAGGGGATCGATATCAGCACTCATCGTTCCACTCTCCTGACGAGTGAGATCATCGAGAACTCCGACCTGATTGTTACGATGGCCGGCAGCCACGCATCCACTGTTCTGGACATAGCTCCAGATGTTGCCGACAAGGTCCTTATCATAGGAACTCTCGACCCGGACAGGGCCGACCCCGATATTTCAGACCCGGTCGGTCAGGGAATAGAGGTCTACAGGCAGACGAGGGACGAACTTGAGAAATTGATATTGCTCCTCATAAGAGAGATCTCCTCCCGGTTCGATCTGGAAGCTTGA